The following proteins come from a genomic window of Vicinamibacteria bacterium:
- a CDS encoding BON domain-containing protein produces MRTTTMGILALGLLTGTAQADDSALRDALARRLAEGIRVEVIDGIVTLEGTVRSVGDKRDAIERATETDGVVAVEDKMEVARGESDNQVAEDVAKAVRRYVFFTIYDDVNVAVDEGNVSLTGRVTMPFKSDEIEERVSKVIGVQSVTNEIATLPTNIGDQRLRAALAYRIYRDPLFRDLASRVNPPIHIVVERGRVALTGAVRSEVEKRKAEHIARSTFGVFGVDNRLAVGS; encoded by the coding sequence ATGAGGACGACGACGATGGGAATTCTGGCGCTGGGGCTTCTCACGGGAACGGCGCAGGCCGACGACAGTGCGTTGCGTGACGCCCTCGCGCGAAGACTCGCAGAAGGCATTCGAGTGGAAGTGATCGACGGGATCGTAACGCTCGAGGGAACGGTCCGGAGCGTCGGGGACAAGAGGGACGCCATCGAGAGGGCCACGGAGACCGACGGGGTGGTAGCGGTGGAGGACAAGATGGAGGTTGCGCGCGGCGAAAGCGACAATCAGGTTGCCGAGGACGTCGCCAAAGCGGTTCGCCGCTACGTCTTCTTCACCATCTACGACGACGTCAACGTCGCGGTGGACGAGGGGAATGTGAGCCTCACGGGACGGGTGACGATGCCTTTCAAATCCGACGAGATCGAGGAGCGGGTTTCAAAGGTCATCGGAGTTCAGAGCGTGACCAACGAGATTGCAACACTTCCCACGAACATTGGAGACCAGAGGCTTCGTGCCGCCCTGGCCTATCGAATCTATCGCGATCCTCTGTTTCGCGACCTCGCTTCGAGGGTCAATCCCCCGATTCACATCGTGGTCGAGAGGGGGCGCGTCGCTCTCACCGGCGCGGTACGTTCCGAAGTCGAAAAAAGAAAGGCCGAGCACATCGCCCGCTCCACCTTTGGTGTTTTCGGCGTCGACAACCGGCTCGCTGTGGGAAGCTAG
- a CDS encoding peptide chain release factor 3 — translation MRFEEEVRRRRTFAIISHPDAGKTTLTEKLLLYSGAIHLAGSVKAKRESRRTISDWMKIEQERGISVTSSVLRFEHGGSALNLVDTPGHADFSEDTYRTLAAVDSAVMLMDHAKGVEPRTRKLFEVCRLRKLPVMTFMNKLDRHGLHPLELVDQVSETLDLEVAPLNWPLGMGGDFRGVVDLRTKEVIVYPDKGGGMKTASHRLDWKEAESLVGSRIYKHVAEELELLEHAGDAYRHERFLSGDVSPLFWGSAMNDFGVEELLDYISHHAARPAPRETEDGERIAPEDERFTGFVFKIQANMNPRHRDGIAFMRVVSGKFERGMDAIIGRSGETLRLAKPHTFLGDERSLVDEAWPGDIVGLYNTGKLRVGDTLSTGGPIHFAGIPRFAPEHFGQLRLEDPLKRKALDAGLEQLSQEGVIQLFFIPGQGRQSPYLGAVGLLQFEVLKERLRSEYKLSVEFVKARFTRARWIGGSPQAREWLGSTHGYTVVEDRHGHPVVLTDSDWNLSYALDNAPGLELYEVEPL, via the coding sequence ATGAGATTCGAAGAAGAGGTCCGGAGACGACGCACGTTCGCGATCATCTCCCATCCCGACGCGGGAAAGACGACGCTTACCGAAAAGCTCCTGCTGTACTCGGGGGCAATCCACCTCGCCGGCTCGGTGAAGGCCAAGCGGGAGTCGCGACGCACGATCTCGGACTGGATGAAGATCGAGCAGGAGCGAGGCATCTCGGTCACGTCGTCGGTCTTGCGGTTCGAGCACGGTGGCAGCGCACTCAATCTGGTCGACACTCCGGGTCACGCCGACTTCTCCGAGGACACCTATCGCACTCTCGCCGCAGTGGACTCGGCGGTGATGCTCATGGATCACGCCAAAGGGGTCGAGCCTCGGACGAGGAAGCTGTTCGAGGTCTGTCGCCTGCGAAAGCTTCCGGTGATGACGTTCATGAACAAGCTGGATCGGCACGGCCTTCACCCCCTCGAGCTCGTTGATCAGGTGAGCGAAACGCTCGACCTCGAAGTCGCACCCCTCAACTGGCCACTGGGGATGGGTGGCGACTTCCGGGGCGTGGTGGACCTGAGGACGAAAGAGGTCATCGTCTATCCCGACAAGGGCGGTGGGATGAAGACGGCGTCGCATCGTTTGGACTGGAAAGAAGCCGAATCCCTGGTCGGGTCTCGCATCTACAAGCACGTGGCCGAGGAGCTGGAGCTTCTCGAGCACGCCGGTGACGCCTACCGCCACGAGCGGTTCCTCTCCGGCGACGTGAGCCCGCTCTTCTGGGGCTCGGCGATGAACGACTTCGGGGTCGAGGAGCTCCTCGATTACATCTCCCACCACGCGGCTCGTCCCGCTCCCCGGGAAACGGAGGACGGAGAGCGGATCGCGCCGGAAGACGAGCGCTTCACCGGGTTCGTCTTCAAGATTCAAGCGAACATGAACCCGCGACACCGCGACGGAATCGCCTTCATGAGGGTGGTGAGCGGCAAGTTCGAGCGTGGCATGGACGCCATCATCGGACGCTCGGGGGAGACGTTGAGGCTCGCAAAACCTCACACGTTCCTCGGAGACGAACGTTCACTCGTCGACGAGGCCTGGCCGGGAGATATCGTCGGCCTCTACAATACCGGCAAGCTTCGTGTCGGGGATACGCTGTCGACCGGTGGACCGATTCATTTCGCCGGTATCCCCCGATTCGCGCCCGAGCACTTCGGGCAGCTCCGGCTCGAGGATCCGCTGAAGCGCAAGGCTCTCGATGCGGGGCTCGAGCAGCTCTCGCAGGAAGGCGTCATTCAGCTGTTCTTCATTCCCGGCCAGGGCCGGCAGAGCCCGTATCTCGGGGCAGTCGGACTCCTTCAGTTCGAGGTCCTGAAGGAACGACTCAGAAGCGAGTACAAGCTCTCCGTCGAGTTCGTGAAGGCGCGCTTCACCCGCGCTCGTTGGATCGGCGGCTCTCCCCAGGCTCGGGAATGGCTCGGCTCGACTCACGGCTATACCGTCGTGGAAGATCGACACGGTCACCCGGTGGTCCTCACCGATTCCGACTGGAACTTGAGCTACGCGCTCGATAACGCGCCCGGTCTCGAGCTCTACGAAGTCGAGCCCCTGTAG